From one Dermacentor variabilis isolate Ectoservices chromosome 3, ASM5094787v1, whole genome shotgun sequence genomic stretch:
- the LOC142574154 gene encoding uncharacterized protein LOC142574154, whose protein sequence is MEKVKAHWRTFWDKRAATDFNAAYCLQANRQKAFMEPPVASLNESAIGGVSLQRAMGARLAYLTWRRQRRSGSEGLPKLYLAPKVLFFVQHCILGCSRMGPMGSDTPDDGCAVLMRDWGSIGERVFCKRDALYLPLQRCRYI, encoded by the exons ATGGAAAAAGTGAAGGCCCACTGGCGCACCTTCTGGGACAAGAGGGCTGCGACCGACTTCAACGCCGCCTACTGCCTTCAGGCGAACCGACAGAAG GCGTTCATGGAGCCACCTGTGGCCTCACTGAATGAGTCAGCGATAGGCGGCGTGTCCCTGCAGCGGGCGATGGGTGCCCGCCTGGCGTACTTAACCTGGAGGCGGCAGCGGAGGAGCGGCAGCGAGGGCCTGCCCAAACTGTACCTGGCGCCTAAGGTGCTCTTCTTCGTCCAGCACTGCATCCTCGGCTGCTCCCGCATGGGACCCATGGGCTCCGATACGCCAGACGACGGCTGCGCAGTGCTGATGCGCGACTGGGGATCGATTGGGGAGCGCGTTTTCTGCAAGCGCGACGCGCTCTACTTGCCCCTGCAGCGATGCCGCTACATATGA